Sequence from the Gloeocapsopsis dulcis genome:
TTATGTTGCGGACTGTAGAACTTATCATTCATAATTTGCACAATACGCAGTGCATCTGCTTTCCATTGTGATTGCAGAGGCTCTGGCAATAAAGGAATGGTCAAAACCATGTATGTATTTAGTTGATCTAGTTGTGCTGTGAGATTTTTGATATCTGGTGTTTGGCTCCATTTTAGCATTCCTAAATTAGGGTCGTAATAGTTATTAAATATATGATTCTTTAACTTGATAATATCTTGTAAGACTGCCTCGTCTCTTGTTAAATAATAATAAAATGATAAGCCTAACCCAGCATATGCTAAATGCTGGGTATTTCTTTGAGCTTGTGCAGGTTTAGCAATTCCATTTTCCCAATAAGTTACTACGCTGCCATTACTTTCAAAAGCATTTTTCCTAATGTAATTTACTCCATTTCTAGCTAATTGAAGCATTCTTTCATTACCAGTTAGATGGTAAGCAACGCCATAGACATATGTTTGTCGAGACTTGGCTACAACGTATTCTTTATTAAGGTCATTTTTTACCCATGATGATGCATTTAAAATTTCTGGACAAGGTTTACTCGGATTCCAAAGCGAACCATTATTGCAGCGAAAAGTAGGAAAGTTGCCAACAGGATTGCCAAGGGCTGGTTGCATTGTCCAAAATGGCATAATCTCCTGGTTTACATGGCGTAGCCATCTTTGACCAGAAGGTAAGTTATTAATAATTCCTGGATTGAAGACTTCAAAATTTTTTACTTCATTCTTGGTAGTTTGTGCTTCTGGAGTAAATTCGATAACTTGTGTAGCACTAACTTTTTGTGAGCCGATAAGCAAGCAACAAAGACTGAAAAGTGAAGATTTTAACAATAAATTACGTAGCATGGCTATTTTCTTAAAGAATAACTATTAAAAATTAACCTATGAACATTAATTTTTTTGTTTTATTTAACTACAAATAAAGTTGCATTTTAATATGAACTTCCCTAGTTGGCAAACTTAAAAGATGTAACAGAAAATCTCACTAAATAAAATGTTTATAACAGCCATTAAAAAAAGGCAAATATGCAAGTTAAAAATTCACTTCTGCCAACCTTAAAGGCAAAACTAGATTTTCGTTAATTGAACATCAGTACCCTAAATT
This genomic interval carries:
- a CDS encoding AGE family epimerase/isomerase; amino-acid sequence: MLRNLLLKSSLFSLCCLLIGSQKVSATQVIEFTPEAQTTKNEVKNFEVFNPGIINNLPSGQRWLRHVNQEIMPFWTMQPALGNPVGNFPTFRCNNGSLWNPSKPCPEILNASSWVKNDLNKEYVVAKSRQTYVYGVAYHLTGNERMLQLARNGVNYIRKNAFESNGSVVTYWENGIAKPAQAQRNTQHLAYAGLGLSFYYYLTRDEAVLQDIIKLKNHIFNNYYDPNLGMLKWSQTPDIKNLTAQLDQLNTYMVLTIPLLPEPLQSQWKADALRIVQIMNDKFYSPQHNLYWREGNVGESFQQVDLGHTCKTFWFIYLVGKLTNNTSLMSFAEIQGPKVLQKAYVSNTGSWATLLNSNGSVSRNGNKISWMYNEMNQMTATFSLRNPALAQYLVKTYGYWLNNMVDYQYYETYPEVTAAGVRVQRPKIDAWNHGYHATEQALVAYITTQALQNKPVVLHYAYKGQPSTATIRPYFYSGRIQSRQISNLNTFPNHKKHKITFANVQ